The genomic segment TGACCTCCGCGGTGATCTCCAGAGCGACGAAGAGGACGCCCTGCTCCTCCGGGCCGCCGCCGTCCCGCGGGGCGGCCCGGGACATGCTGATGGTGAAGTACCGGTCCCGCACCTCGCCGTACTTGTCCCTGAGCCGGACCGGGGTGTCCGAGGTGACGCGGAAGGCCTCGCCGGTCTCCAGGACCCGCTCCGCCCAGTCGAAGGCGACCGCCTGCTCCAGGTCGCGCAGCGCCTCCCGGGCCGGTACGCCCAGCGGCCGGTCCCCGTAGAGCTCCTTGTACTCGGCGTTGGTGTACGCGAGCAGCAGGCGCGGGCCCATGAAGAGGGCCACCGCGACCGGCGCCTTGTCGAGCAGGTCCAGGGCCGGGGCCGCGGGCACCGCGCTGTCGGAACCTGTCATCGCCATCCCCGGAGGACATGCCCGGCGGCTCGGCCTGCCTCCGCTGAGACGCCCGGCTATCGGTCTGCGGCCGTATACGGCAAATATCCCATTGATCCGGGACGCTTTCACGCCGCACACGGATCCGCTGCGCCGTCCGGCCCCGGACCGGAACCGCCCCGGCCCCGTCCCGGGCCGCTCTACGGCTCGACCACGACCTCCTGGGCGGCGGCCGTGCCGTCGGCCAGAAGAGTGGCGTCCACCGGGACGTTCCGCTTGATCAGGGCGAGGGCGATCGGCCCGAGCTCGTGGTGGCGGGCGGAGGTGGTGACGAAACCGAGCTGCCGCCCGTCCGGGCCGTCCGACGCCAGCCGCACCGGGGCGCCGTGCCCCGGCAGCTTCACCTCGCTGCCGTCCAGGTGCAGGAAGACCAGCCGGCGCGGCGGGCGCCCCAGGTTGTGGACGCGGGCCACCGTCTCCTGGCCGCGGTAGCAGCCCTTCTGCAGGTGCACCGCCGTGTCCAGCCACCCCAGCTCGTGCGGGATGGTGCGGTGGTCGGTCTCCATCCCGAAGCGCGGCCGGTGCGCCTCGACGCGCAGCGCCTCCAGCGCGAGCATGCCCGCGGCCGGGCCGTGGGACCGGGCGAACTCCTCCAGGCCGGCGCGCGGCAGGAAGAGGTCGCGGCCGTACGGGGTCTCCCGGACGACGACGCCCCCGGGGCTCTCGGCGATCGAGCCGGCCGGGAGGTGGACGACCGCGTAGTCGTCCGTCGCGTCGGCGACCTCCACCCGGTAGAAGAACTTCATGCTCTCCAGATAGGCGATCAGCGCGCCCTCGGTACCGGGCTCCACATGGGCCCAGGTGGTCGCGCCGTCGTCCACGAGGTGGAGCGCGTGTTCGATGTGGCCGTGGGCCGAGAGGATCAGGGCCTCGGTGGCCCGGCCCGGCGGGAGCTCGCTGACGTGCTGGGTGAGCAGCAGATGCAGCCAGCTCAGCCGGTCGTCACCGGTGACCGTGACGACTCCGCGGTGCGACAGGTCGACGAAGCCGGTGCC from the Streptomyces xinghaiensis S187 genome contains:
- a CDS encoding YgfZ/GcvT domain-containing protein, which encodes MEQPHHRASPLLSLPGAVAAEAPDEGVAAHYGDLFREQRALADGTGFVDLSHRGVVTVTGDDRLSWLHLLLTQHVSELPPGRATEALILSAHGHIEHALHLVDDGATTWAHVEPGTEGALIAYLESMKFFYRVEVADATDDYAVVHLPAGSIAESPGGVVVRETPYGRDLFLPRAGLEEFARSHGPAAGMLALEALRVEAHRPRFGMETDHRTIPHELGWLDTAVHLQKGCYRGQETVARVHNLGRPPRRLVFLHLDGSEVKLPGHGAPVRLASDGPDGRQLGFVTTSARHHELGPIALALIKRNVPVDATLLADGTAAAQEVVVEP